A window of Acidiferrobacterales bacterium contains these coding sequences:
- a CDS encoding ABC transporter permease subunit, with the protein MQNIWTDKKSRQTIIQIIVVIVVLSLLGFFIRNTLNNLELLGREASYNFLFSPSNYDINQHLIDYDSRSTHLRATVVGIINTGLVAFFGIVLATLIGFVAGVSRLSSNFLVNRIAYVFVEFSRNVPILLWILLWHGMIVHNMPHPKQAITAYDFAFLTNRGIYMPKPLLEPAFWGVFIALLVALAGSYVFYRFAKQKQELTGQQYPVYWVNFGLIVTVPLLVFWLLGAPAELEYPVFKGFNFQGGLVLSPEFIALLVALGVYTGAFIAEIVRAGILAVSHGQSEAAYALGLKSNLAMRLVILPQALRVIVPPMISQYLNLTKNSSLAIAVGYMDIVATIGGISLNQTGRALECMSIVLALYLCISLSISGFMNWYNKRISLVER; encoded by the coding sequence ACTGCTCGGATTCTTTATTCGTAACACACTGAATAATCTTGAGCTGCTTGGCAGGGAAGCCAGCTACAATTTTCTATTCTCACCATCCAACTACGATATCAATCAGCATCTGATTGATTACGATTCCCGCAGCACCCATCTCAGGGCTACCGTAGTCGGTATCATCAATACCGGGTTGGTGGCATTTTTCGGAATTGTGCTCGCAACCCTGATCGGTTTTGTTGCGGGCGTCTCCCGGCTGTCTTCGAACTTTCTGGTCAACCGGATCGCGTATGTGTTCGTCGAGTTCAGCAGGAACGTTCCGATTCTTCTATGGATTCTTTTGTGGCACGGCATGATCGTGCATAACATGCCGCATCCGAAACAGGCAATCACCGCGTACGATTTCGCATTTCTGACCAATCGCGGCATCTACATGCCCAAACCCTTGCTGGAGCCGGCTTTCTGGGGTGTGTTCATAGCCTTGCTTGTCGCGCTTGCAGGCTCATATGTCTTCTATCGGTTCGCAAAGCAGAAACAGGAGCTGACCGGTCAGCAGTATCCGGTTTACTGGGTGAATTTTGGCCTGATCGTGACAGTTCCACTACTGGTGTTCTGGTTGCTGGGCGCCCCGGCTGAGCTTGAATACCCTGTTTTCAAGGGTTTCAATTTTCAGGGCGGATTGGTACTCAGTCCGGAATTTATCGCATTGCTGGTCGCACTTGGTGTGTATACCGGCGCCTTCATCGCGGAAATCGTCAGGGCTGGCATCCTTGCTGTCAGTCACGGGCAATCTGAAGCGGCTTATGCCTTGGGACTGAAATCGAACCTGGCGATGAGGCTGGTCATTCTGCCACAGGCACTGCGGGTGATCGTGCCACCTATGATCAGTCAATATCTCAACCTGACCAAGAATTCATCGCTGGCGATTGCTGTAGGGTACATGGATATCGTTGCAACAATCGGTGGAATCTCACTCAACCAGACCGGACGGGCACTGGAATGCATGTCAATCGTCCTTGCCCTGTACCTGTGCATCTCCTTGTCCATCTCAGGATTCATGAACTGGTACAACAAGCGAATTTCGCTGGTGGAACGTTGA